A single genomic interval of Spinacia oleracea cultivar Varoflay chromosome 6, BTI_SOV_V1, whole genome shotgun sequence harbors:
- the LOC130464312 gene encoding ATP-dependent DNA helicase Q-like SIM, with the protein MEALGAWFSQQDCLVLAATWSGKSLCFQLPALLTRKVVVVISPLISLMHDQCLKLSKHGISACFLGSGQPDNTVEKKAMNGMYSVVYVCLETLLSFHCLMRCIMHTNKSTSEACGEPWNSFICHR; encoded by the exons ATGGAAGCTCTTGGTGCTTGGTTTTCTCAGCAAGACTGTCTTGTTCTTGCAGCAACATGGTCTG GGAAATCTCTGTGCTTTCAGCTACCTGCGCTTTTGACAAGGAAGGTCGTGGTCGTGATTTCTCCATTGATAAGCTTGATGCATGACCAGTGCTTAAAGCTATCAAAACATGGCATCTCTGCATGTTTCCTTGGATCAGGACAACCAGATAACACCGTTGAGAAGAAAGCAATGAACGGCATGTATTCCGTTGTATACGTTTGCCTCGAAACACTGCTTAG CTTTCACTGTCTGATGAGGTGTATAATGCATACTAATAAGTCCACTTCAGAGGCTTGCGGAGAACCGTGGAATAGCTTTATTTGCCATCGATGA